Within Dysgonomonas sp. HDW5A, the genomic segment AATTACGAGAATAATTCTGCCTTCGATTTTGTAACCTCTTGCCCTACTTCCTGGTCTAAGACTATAGTACCCGAAGCCAAGATAGGCGAGTATTTAACCATAGTACGCAAAGACCGTGATTCTGAGAACTGGTTTGTTGGAGGCATAACCAATGCCAACAGCAGAGACCTTAGTTTACCTCTCAACTTTTTAGATAAAGGAGCAAAATACAAAGCGACAATATTTAAAGACGGCGAAGGAGCAGATTACAAGAGCAATCCGTATCCCGTAGAAATTCAGGAAATGGAGGTCACAGCCGAAACTGTTTTAAATGCAAAGCTGGCAACAAGTGGCGGAGTAGCCATTCGATTAATTAAGCTATAATCAATCTATGTTCCGTAAAATTTAGGTCAGAGAAATAGCAGGTAAACGAAAAAGCCCATGATTTGAGTCATGGGCTTCTTTAAGGTCACAGACCTTTTTATTGCTTTGGCAAGTATAACAAATACAGATTGTTATGACTATAAAATACACCAATAAATTTTATTCTTTACTTATATCTAAATCTGACATCTTATTTCTTGTCCATCAGCATCTTCTCCAGCAAGCTGATCTTTTCCTTTTCATTGGCAAGCATTCGCTCGTATAACTCTACTTTTTCATTACACAATTTGATCACCTCTTCTAGAGGATTATAGTTATTCTGAATTATAGCTACAGCATGATCTGAAAATGTACTATTTTCAATATAATAATTGAAACACGCATCTTCTTCTAAATTCTTAAGAGTATCAACTGGTACTTCCAATGCTTTGGCAAAGCGTTGCAACATTTCCTCATCGATAACTCTTTTATCCTCGTACCTCGAAATGGTCTGCTGAGACAAATTAACCAACGGTTCTAAGCCCTGTTGACTTATTCCTTTTGATTCCCGAATACGTTTCACATTATGTCCCTGATGTACATTGGGTCTATCTAAAGTTTCTGCTTGAGCTTCCATGAATGACGAATTAATAGTTTACGATATAACGGATTGGTATTTGAAATGTTGACACCTCTACAAATATATATAAAAATAGAATGGAACCGAGTGGGTGAATAAATAATTTGTGAAAATCGAGTGGATTACTCTTGCGCTTATCCTGTAAATTTAAGTTTTTTGTATCACAATAATTTTATCTATAAATAGAGAAAACATCCTTACTAAACGATCTTTGAATATATTGAACAGAACTATAACCCATACGATTAATTAATCTGTATTGCCATTCGGCATTGTAAACATGTGTCTGTGAGAAGAGAGAAGAAAGGCTTTTGGATATGAGCCTTTCTTCAATCTTTGAAAATAGACTTTCGA encodes:
- a CDS encoding helix-turn-helix domain-containing protein; the protein is MEAQAETLDRPNVHQGHNVKRIRESKGISQQGLEPLVNLSQQTISRYEDKRVIDEEMLQRFAKALEVPVDTLKNLEEDACFNYYIENSTFSDHAVAIIQNNYNPLEEVIKLCNEKVELYERMLANEKEKISLLEKMLMDKK